AACAAGAATGCTTTGATAAAGCACTCACTAGATGGACATGAACAGAACTTAACTAGCAACTTGTGGTTTGAAGAGGTAGGTTGTCTTGAAGGTTAGTATATTTTGGCTTTAGCCAAGGACCTTGTAGGAGGGTCGTCAGTTTGTTCTTTCATTTAAGTTTTTATGCAGTACGTCTGACCATTTATTAATACAGTAGTATAAGTGAGTTTTTTATGTGTGTCTACTGTGTTTATTTCCAGTCCTTTTGTTAAACTTAAGCAGGTGGTGGGCAGGAGCCATCCGTTTATAACAGCATATAATATCACTGATGATATGAGGTATCATAATCACAAGAATTACTAAAACATAACATCTTGATATGGCATGTACCATAAATCATGGcatattactaaaaatatttctgATACATCATGATCCGAAAAAAATATGATGTGCAAATACATATTTATGGATTtgataaaaattatcaaaatcacCTGTGATCATTCTCATGTGTTCATTCTCAATCCCCTTCCAGAAACAGGGGGCTTAGGAGGAGACAAAGATCTGATTTCAGGTGCTGAGCTAGGGAAGATGGTGTTGAGCTTATGCATCAAGATGTCAGATCTTGATGGAATCTCATTCAAGAGAAATTGCTGCACAATTGGTTTCTTAAACCACTCAAGAATTGAGTCACCGGGGGCCCTCAACACCACCTTGCTAACCTCAAATGGAGATTCGAGGGAACCAAGCATCTGCGCTATCACTATTCTCATAGTTGGCCCTGTGACTAGTTTAACCCGTCGTGGCACAACACCATAGTACAACATCCGTTTCCTGAACCTGTGGAGCGTGTGCACGACTGCTATAAGAGCTGCCCCGACAGAGAGATTCCTCACGTCCAGGGACCAAGCGATGTGTTGATCAAACACAATCGCTTTAGGAAAAAGCTTCTTCTCATATGCAACTTTCCAGACACAACGAGCACGATTTATCTGCCCCATCAGGACGAGGTAGTTGAGGAGCACATTGACAAAGTACCGGGCAGCTCCTTCCTCCAATTCATAATCAATGCCTTGGAAAAACTCTCTCACGAATGATAAAACTGGTTGTTTCCTCTGTTCTGTCCCAGTGAAGAGCCCGCAGAGGAAAGCATGAGCCTTATGATCTGTAGCACTCAAGATCGACATCAGATGCCTCTCGTTGTGCTCCTCCTGGCATCTAACAAGATGAGCTAGAATCGAGGTGTAAAGTATGAGATCAACCTTAGCAGCAGCGTTTACATATGTTTCAAGTAGAGGCTTGGCAGACTCATACAAGCTATTCTTCATGCATGACTCAAATAGCTGCCTAATGATGAAGTTGTTTGTTCGAATCCCTGATGAGCCCATAAAGCGCAGCCATCTCAATGAAAGATCAACAGAGCCATCTTTTATGAAAACTAGGAGAACATCACTAGCATTCACTTCAACTGAATAACCCATTGCCTTCATCTCAAGCAAGACTTTTGCAGCCACATCCACAAGCTTCTTTTTCGCTAGTAAAGTCAGAAGACCCGTGTAAGTGCTCAGACCTGGCCTCAAGCCCGCATTAGCCATGGAGTTGTACAATTTCATTGCAGCGTCTACTTGTCCAGAAGCCGCATGCATCTCCAATAAGGAGGAGTAGGTTGATGGCGTGGGTAAAAATCCAGCCTTTTCCATGTCTGAGAAAATTGACATTGCAATCTCAAGCTTCCCCGATTTAGCATGAGCCTCAACAATCATAGTGTACAAACCATAGTTAGGCCTAAGCCCCGACCTTTTCATCTCATCCCATAGCTTCAAAGCTGTCTCAAGCTTCCCAGCCTTAACAAACGACTCAATCAAAGAAACAAACATAGCACCAGATGGCCTCAGCCCAAAACCTTGCAATTCCATGTACACCTTCATTGCTGTATCCAACCTTCCTGCCTTCCCCATTGTATCGATCAAACAAACAAATATGCCAGAAGTTGGCCGGTAATTCTTTGCTTTCATTTCCTGGAAGAGGTTGAAAGCAGCATCGAGACGGCCAGACTTTGCAAGACTGGGTATCATCAAATCATAGGTCGAAGCATCCAACAAGCATCCGTCCTTCTCCATGTTTGCATAGATCTCAAACGCCTTATAAGGTAGCCCTTTAGTCAGAAACAGGgttataagtgtattatatgtCTGAGTATCAAGTTTACAATCCAGCTCCTGAACTTT
This portion of the Salvia splendens isolate huo1 chromosome 10, SspV2, whole genome shotgun sequence genome encodes:
- the LOC121750967 gene encoding pentatricopeptide repeat-containing protein At1g79490, mitochondrial-like — protein: MKLNWINIVSNLRQSRHIISLNTKKRFPESYLCRIAAFSDRSLVREYCSGRNGREDSNVWTEEIDYLDESGSVIYSGKGIRSVEPRIDDHVMAGGVRKPIMNVAAVAKIVEVVKRWRWGPEMEAQLDKLPFLPNMTHITQALKIIEDSDAVLSLFRWGKRQPWYSPSDECYVMLFDKLNLSRDFEGIQSVFEEMVSNLGANEVSSFGAYNRVLQYLAKSEKLEITFCCFKKVQELDCKLDTQTYNTLITLFLTKGLPYKAFEIYANMEKDGCLLDASTYDLMIPSLAKSGRLDAAFNLFQEMKAKNYRPTSGIFVCLIDTMGKAGRLDTAMKVYMELQGFGLRPSGAMFVSLIESFVKAGKLETALKLWDEMKRSGLRPNYGLYTMIVEAHAKSGKLEIAMSIFSDMEKAGFLPTPSTYSSLLEMHAASGQVDAAMKLYNSMANAGLRPGLSTYTGLLTLLAKKKLVDVAAKVLLEMKAMGYSVEVNASDVLLVFIKDGSVDLSLRWLRFMGSSGIRTNNFIIRQLFESCMKNSLYESAKPLLETYVNAAAKVDLILYTSILAHLVRCQEEHNERHLMSILSATDHKAHAFLCGLFTGTEQRKQPVLSFVREFFQGIDYELEEGAARYFVNVLLNYLVLMGQINRARCVWKVAYEKKLFPKAIVFDQHIAWSLDVRNLSVGAALIAVVHTLHRFRKRMLYYGVVPRRVKLVTGPTMRIVIAQMLGSLESPFEVSKVVLRAPGDSILEWFKKPIVQQFLLNEIPSRSDILMHKLNTIFPSSAPEIRSLSPPKPPVSGRGLRMNT